The Aureispira anguillae genome contains a region encoding:
- a CDS encoding M1 family metallopeptidase codes for MNLNKTLLIILLCIGVTASTQDKKFSTPLSPRTANYTIQLNLDTHKKQVQATQVLTFNNPSSDTIWTMPFHMYYNAFKNNKSTFMTEANGLMSTKSEEDIQQGLWSWIKILTVEDEQGNNLIDSLHFVAVDDANPNDHTVLELRLKTPILPYQSYELEMSWLSQIPKTAIRTGYSRDYFFMVQWYPKLGVYEPKNCRFAKEGQWNCHQYHANTEYFGEFGVYNVQMTVPKNFVVGASGFLLEEKEEGDKKSYTYLAEDVIDFAWTANPNFIVIEDEWKGVELKLMVMPEHQCNQDRFLKAAKYALDFFETYIEKYPYPTMTIVSPPYYGLFSGAMEYPTLFTAPTLCILPPNIRTTETLTMHELTHQYFMQMLSTNEQEEAWMDEGFTAFFEAKMMDKFYPKGVFYWDYMGINVGSEEYRRGRFFNADNIKIGPMSNAGWLFKHGGHREIVYGKASVWLKTLEGLVGETCMQEIIHTYFQRWKFKHPCRKDFIAIVNEIVPKHHGNQLGQDMNWFLDQVIYGTEECDYSVHKIINKEIIEPLGFFENTDQVQLPSEQKSEKMFEAKVILYRLGEVWLPQDVKITFDNGEIRLEKWDGKARSHDFTYRGKRKILSVEIDPSLKIPLDKNLINNSHTVEQKSSGITRYFTSFVTWMQAAMITASTLI; via the coding sequence ATGAATCTAAATAAAACATTACTAATTATATTACTTTGTATTGGCGTTACGGCTTCTACACAAGACAAAAAATTTTCGACACCACTCTCTCCCAGAACAGCAAATTATACCATCCAACTAAATTTGGATACCCACAAAAAACAAGTACAGGCAACACAAGTTTTAACCTTTAATAATCCTTCCTCTGATACCATCTGGACGATGCCTTTCCATATGTATTACAATGCCTTCAAAAACAATAAAAGTACATTTATGACCGAAGCCAATGGGCTTATGAGTACCAAAAGTGAAGAAGATATACAACAAGGCCTTTGGAGTTGGATTAAAATATTAACAGTTGAAGATGAGCAAGGAAATAATTTGATAGATAGCCTTCATTTTGTTGCGGTGGACGATGCCAACCCCAATGATCATACGGTATTAGAGCTACGACTCAAAACCCCAATACTTCCTTATCAATCCTATGAGTTGGAGATGTCTTGGCTTTCTCAAATTCCCAAAACAGCGATTCGAACAGGTTATAGTAGGGATTATTTTTTTATGGTTCAATGGTATCCTAAACTTGGTGTTTATGAGCCTAAAAATTGCCGCTTTGCCAAAGAAGGACAATGGAATTGTCATCAGTACCATGCCAATACAGAGTATTTTGGCGAGTTTGGTGTATACAATGTCCAAATGACCGTACCTAAAAATTTTGTGGTTGGTGCCAGTGGTTTTTTATTGGAAGAAAAGGAAGAAGGGGACAAAAAATCATATACCTATCTGGCAGAAGATGTCATTGATTTTGCTTGGACAGCCAACCCTAATTTTATAGTTATTGAAGACGAATGGAAAGGTGTTGAGCTAAAATTGATGGTTATGCCAGAACACCAATGCAACCAAGATCGGTTTTTGAAAGCCGCCAAATATGCGCTTGATTTTTTTGAGACTTATATTGAAAAATATCCTTATCCTACCATGACCATCGTTAGCCCGCCTTACTATGGTTTGTTTTCGGGAGCTATGGAATATCCAACACTCTTTACCGCTCCAACACTTTGTATCTTACCCCCAAATATTCGTACCACAGAAACCTTAACCATGCATGAATTGACGCATCAGTATTTTATGCAAATGCTATCGACCAATGAACAAGAAGAAGCATGGATGGACGAAGGCTTTACTGCATTTTTTGAAGCTAAAATGATGGATAAATTCTACCCTAAGGGAGTATTTTATTGGGATTATATGGGAATTAATGTAGGTTCTGAAGAATATCGAAGAGGACGCTTTTTTAATGCAGACAACATCAAAATTGGTCCTATGAGTAATGCTGGATGGTTGTTCAAACATGGTGGTCATCGTGAAATTGTATATGGGAAAGCTTCTGTTTGGCTAAAAACATTGGAAGGGCTGGTTGGAGAAACTTGTATGCAAGAAATCATCCACACCTATTTTCAACGTTGGAAATTTAAGCATCCTTGTCGAAAAGACTTTATTGCTATTGTTAATGAGATTGTCCCTAAACACCATGGTAATCAATTAGGGCAGGATATGAATTGGTTTTTAGATCAGGTTATTTATGGTACGGAAGAGTGCGATTATAGTGTTCATAAAATTATTAATAAAGAAATTATAGAGCCTCTGGGCTTTTTTGAAAATACCGATCAAGTCCAATTGCCTTCTGAACAGAAATCCGAAAAAATGTTCGAAGCGAAAGTAATTTTGTATCGTTTGGGCGAAGTATGGCTTCCACAAGATGTAAAAATAACCTTTGACAATGGAGAAATACGCTTAGAAAAATGGGATGGAAAAGCTCGCAGCCATGATTTTACCTATCGAGGAAAGCGAAAAATTCTTTCTGTAGAAATTGACCCTTCCCTAAAGATTCCTTTGGACAAAAACTTAATCAACAATAGCCATACTGTGGAGCAAAAATCAAGTGGCATTACCCGTTATTTCACCTCCTTTGTAACTTGGATGCAAGCCGCAATGATAACCGCTAGTACCTTAATTTAA
- a CDS encoding M16 family metallopeptidase — protein sequence MKQNITAILVLFLVLFTLDANAQSGKYKYETVEGDPLKTKIYTLQNGLKVYMSVYKDAPRIQTFVAVKTGSRNDPADATGLAHYLEHMMFKGTSKIGSLDWEKEKVLLQQISDLYEANRVAQDHERPAIFEQIDSLSFEAAKYVAPNEYDKMVSSLGAKGTNAYTWVDQTVYVNDIPSNALNKWLEMEAERFSELVLRLFHTELEAVYEEFNISQNATFRKVNKALLEGLYPQHPYGQQTTIGKGEHLKKPSMEKIHEYFKTYYVPNNMAIILAGDFDPDEVVPMVEKHFGSYQRKSVPQWVNPKQPEIKVPVEQEVFSKESPTITMAWRLEGAGSKDALVAELMDLIVANGSAGLIDLNLVKKQRTGAQTYSYFNEAYDYSFYCMAGQPKTGQSLEQVKKLLLGQLAIVKEGTFPDWLIDAVINDQEYKEIKQMESNYGRANKMLMAFLYDREWKDIVAHYRKMRALTKEDIVHFANEKLKDSKCVIVYKREGKPGDIFEVEKPKITPLELNRETVSDFKKKWDAISTPSLEPVFLDFDQQIASKKLSNNIQLDHITNPYNKTFSLNYIVNMGAEHDKLLPIAVRYLPFLGTNKYTSAELQEEFFKLGVSFDVYAANDVAYVTLTGLESSLEKGVKLFEHILANAQGDENALKNMIAAIKKQRADQKKQKGAILYNAMYSYGKYGKNSPLMDRLSEKALDEIKAEDLVEKIHSLTAYEHDVFYYGTKTIDQIATILDAHHEVPKTLKPIPTKREYIEVDTDEDKVIFVSFPDMTQAEIMMLSKGTKQFDLEESVDSRLFNEYFGGGLSSVVFQEIRESRALAYSAYASNGAPAQQNKPHYFRAFVGTQVDKMEQAIPAMKDIIENMPVSENLMQGAAEAIVKKIESERITKSGIYWTYRRNKKKGLKHDARKDVYDKVSALVNDKKAVVAALKKFQAEKIKGRKYTYLVLGDKDKVDMKFLKTLGKVEEFTIDEIFGDQKTKGKL from the coding sequence ATGAAACAAAACATCACTGCGATTCTTGTTTTATTTCTTGTATTGTTTACTTTGGATGCCAATGCTCAAAGTGGAAAATATAAGTATGAAACAGTAGAAGGAGACCCTTTAAAAACTAAGATTTATACACTTCAGAACGGGCTAAAGGTCTATATGAGCGTTTATAAAGATGCACCTCGTATTCAAACTTTTGTAGCCGTAAAGACAGGTTCTCGAAACGATCCAGCAGATGCTACTGGATTAGCCCATTATTTAGAACACATGATGTTCAAAGGCACCAGCAAAATTGGATCTTTAGACTGGGAAAAAGAGAAAGTATTGCTCCAGCAAATTTCAGATTTATATGAGGCGAATCGTGTTGCCCAAGATCACGAACGACCCGCTATTTTTGAACAAATAGATTCTCTTTCATTTGAAGCGGCAAAGTATGTGGCACCCAATGAATATGACAAAATGGTTTCTTCTTTGGGGGCTAAAGGGACAAATGCTTATACTTGGGTTGACCAAACTGTTTATGTAAATGATATTCCTTCTAATGCGTTGAATAAATGGCTAGAGATGGAAGCAGAGCGTTTTAGTGAGTTGGTTTTAAGGCTTTTTCATACAGAATTAGAAGCTGTTTATGAGGAGTTTAACATCAGTCAAAATGCCACTTTTCGCAAGGTCAATAAGGCTTTGTTAGAGGGGCTTTATCCGCAGCATCCTTATGGGCAGCAAACAACCATAGGCAAAGGTGAACACTTGAAGAAACCTTCTATGGAAAAAATTCACGAATATTTTAAGACCTATTATGTTCCCAATAATATGGCAATCATTTTAGCAGGAGATTTTGATCCTGACGAGGTGGTTCCAATGGTTGAAAAACACTTTGGAAGTTATCAACGAAAAAGCGTACCGCAGTGGGTTAATCCTAAACAACCAGAAATTAAGGTACCTGTAGAGCAGGAGGTTTTTAGTAAGGAAAGCCCTACCATTACAATGGCTTGGCGTTTGGAGGGGGCAGGAAGCAAAGATGCTTTGGTTGCCGAGTTGATGGATCTAATTGTAGCGAATGGAAGTGCAGGGTTGATTGATCTAAACTTGGTGAAAAAACAACGTACAGGAGCCCAAACTTATTCGTATTTTAATGAAGCTTACGATTATAGCTTTTATTGTATGGCTGGACAGCCCAAGACTGGACAATCTTTGGAACAGGTCAAAAAATTATTATTGGGACAACTTGCTATTGTTAAGGAAGGAACCTTTCCCGATTGGTTAATAGATGCTGTAATCAATGATCAAGAATATAAAGAAATCAAACAAATGGAGTCCAATTATGGACGTGCCAACAAGATGTTAATGGCATTTTTGTACGATAGAGAATGGAAAGATATTGTAGCGCATTATCGCAAAATGCGTGCATTAACCAAAGAAGATATTGTGCATTTTGCCAATGAAAAACTCAAGGATAGCAAATGTGTTATTGTTTACAAAAGAGAAGGCAAACCAGGAGATATTTTTGAAGTAGAAAAACCTAAAATTACGCCCTTAGAGCTGAACAGAGAGACAGTTTCTGATTTTAAGAAAAAATGGGATGCAATCAGTACTCCTTCTTTGGAACCTGTCTTTTTGGATTTTGATCAACAGATTGCATCCAAAAAATTGTCTAATAACATTCAATTGGATCATATCACGAATCCTTATAATAAAACATTTTCCCTTAATTATATTGTAAATATGGGGGCAGAACACGATAAGTTATTGCCTATTGCTGTGCGATATTTGCCATTTTTGGGGACTAATAAGTATACTTCCGCTGAGCTTCAAGAGGAATTTTTTAAACTTGGAGTGAGCTTTGATGTTTATGCCGCCAATGATGTTGCTTATGTTACACTAACGGGATTAGAAAGTTCGTTGGAAAAAGGAGTAAAGTTGTTTGAACATATTTTAGCGAATGCTCAGGGGGATGAAAATGCCCTAAAAAATATGATTGCTGCCATTAAAAAGCAACGAGCAGACCAGAAAAAACAAAAAGGAGCTATTTTATACAATGCGATGTACAGCTATGGAAAATATGGTAAAAATTCTCCTCTAATGGATCGTTTGTCAGAGAAAGCTTTGGACGAAATTAAAGCAGAGGATTTGGTCGAAAAAATTCATTCTTTGACGGCTTACGAACATGATGTCTTCTATTATGGAACCAAGACAATTGACCAAATTGCTACCATCTTGGATGCACATCATGAGGTGCCTAAGACATTAAAACCCATTCCTACAAAGCGAGAGTATATAGAAGTTGATACGGATGAGGACAAGGTTATTTTTGTTAGTTTTCCTGATATGACTCAAGCGGAAATCATGATGTTATCTAAAGGAACCAAACAATTTGATTTGGAAGAATCTGTTGATAGCCGTTTATTTAACGAATATTTTGGAGGAGGATTGTCGTCTGTTGTTTTTCAAGAAATCAGAGAATCTCGTGCTCTGGCTTATTCTGCTTATGCTAGTAATGGTGCTCCTGCTCAACAAAATAAACCACATTATTTTAGAGCTTTTGTAGGAACTCAGGTGGATAAAATGGAGCAAGCGATTCCTGCTATGAAAGATATTATAGAAAATATGCCTGTTTCAGAAAATCTAATGCAGGGAGCAGCAGAGGCTATTGTCAAAAAAATAGAATCGGAGCGCATTACTAAAAGTGGTATTTATTGGACATATAGAAGGAACAAAAAGAAAGGCTTAAAGCATGATGCTCGCAAAGATGTTTATGACAAGGTTAGCGCCTTGGTAAACGATAAAAAGGCAGTAGTTGCTGCGCTCAAAAAATTTCAAGCGGAAAAAATAAAAGGACGCAAGTATACTTATTTGGTATTGGGAGACAAGGATAAGGTTGATATGAAGTTTTTGAAAACCTTAGGAAAGGTAGAGGAGTTTACGATTGATGAAATTTTTGGAGATCAAAAAACAAAAGGTAAGCTTTAG
- a CDS encoding DUF4625 domain-containing protein yields MNFRFSWLILCLTIVACNEPTIDITKPTIVVSSVSPNPINGLVCGNMEDHVIYLQSTNSVVFDLVFSDDQALSQYKIDIHNNFDCHGHRGPSTTDWNLQKIEMLDGVQQSIQEVLMVPDDVTAGAYHCSVQVLDESGNQTPTTIYTLLIQNSSDTILPTLNLTQPSTTSTTLNRGSVLTVQGNLMDNRNLEHGRIELIYFTPSGNKSTAATISLDNSVSNNYAYTFNFTIPSSFVNGRYDFEVRAYDGVGNRATSIDFEVNVQ; encoded by the coding sequence ATGAATTTTAGATTTTCTTGGCTTATCCTATGCCTAACGATTGTTGCTTGTAATGAACCTACTATAGATATTACCAAACCAACAATTGTTGTATCTTCAGTTAGCCCCAACCCCATCAATGGTTTGGTTTGTGGCAATATGGAAGATCATGTCATTTACCTACAAAGTACAAATTCTGTTGTATTTGATTTAGTTTTTAGCGACGACCAAGCTTTATCTCAATACAAAATAGACATTCATAATAATTTTGATTGTCATGGGCACAGAGGGCCAAGTACAACGGATTGGAATTTGCAAAAAATAGAAATGCTTGACGGCGTTCAACAATCTATACAAGAAGTGTTAATGGTTCCAGATGATGTTACTGCAGGGGCTTATCATTGTTCTGTACAAGTCTTAGATGAGTCGGGCAATCAAACCCCAACGACCATTTACACTCTTCTTATTCAGAATAGTTCTGATACGATTCTTCCTACTCTTAATTTAACACAGCCTTCTACGACAAGTACAACCCTCAATAGAGGATCCGTTCTAACTGTTCAAGGCAATTTGATGGACAATCGTAACTTGGAGCATGGTCGAATTGAACTCATCTATTTTACTCCCTCTGGAAATAAATCGACTGCTGCAACAATTTCACTGGATAATAGTGTGAGCAACAATTATGCTTACACCTTTAACTTTACCATTCCTTCTTCATTTGTTAATGGACGCTATGATTTTGAAGTACGAGCGTATGATGGAGTTGGAAATAGAGCTACTAGTATAGATTTTGAAGTAAATGTCCAATAA
- a CDS encoding FKBP-type peptidyl-prolyl cis-trans isomerase encodes MKILNLLALSIFTYIVIALASCTDEAGGGQKKGSPEYNLGYAYGVQMGQSLKGAQGLSEDEKNVDKFIEGLKVAFNGDSSALELARNTLDQRSRQPASTTPEAGGQIAYCIGVTSNIGMMAQEIEMSANDFDFNGVKDGYTAGMTSDSFDLTKVEIDSILKEYLEPKYNEYTEIMKTKEAAKAAKAIEAGTKFLAENKEREGVMVTESGLQYEIIKEGSGAKPTLTDKVKTHYHGTLIDGSIFDSSVDRGEPAVFPVNGVIKGWQEGIPMMSVGAKYRFFIPQDLAYGMQAPSPKIPGGSALIFEVELLEINPAQ; translated from the coding sequence ATGAAAATTTTAAATCTATTGGCGCTTTCTATATTCACATATATAGTAATAGCTTTAGCCTCTTGTACTGATGAAGCAGGAGGAGGACAAAAAAAAGGAAGTCCTGAATACAATTTGGGCTATGCTTATGGTGTTCAGATGGGACAATCACTTAAGGGAGCACAAGGATTAAGTGAGGACGAAAAAAATGTTGATAAATTTATAGAAGGGCTAAAGGTCGCTTTTAACGGAGATTCTTCAGCGCTTGAATTGGCTAGAAATACCTTGGATCAACGCAGCAGACAACCTGCTTCAACAACTCCTGAGGCTGGTGGACAAATTGCTTATTGTATTGGGGTGACTTCTAATATTGGAATGATGGCTCAAGAAATTGAAATGTCTGCTAATGATTTTGATTTTAATGGTGTAAAAGATGGTTATACTGCGGGGATGACTTCAGATTCTTTTGATCTAACTAAGGTAGAGATTGATAGCATTCTAAAAGAATACTTGGAGCCTAAGTATAATGAGTATACAGAAATCATGAAAACTAAAGAAGCTGCCAAAGCTGCTAAAGCAATTGAAGCAGGAACTAAGTTTTTGGCTGAAAACAAAGAAAGAGAAGGCGTAATGGTTACTGAATCAGGTTTGCAATACGAAATTATCAAAGAAGGTAGTGGAGCAAAACCAACCTTGACAGATAAAGTAAAAACACACTATCATGGAACCTTGATTGATGGTTCTATTTTTGATAGTTCTGTAGATCGTGGAGAGCCTGCTGTTTTTCCTGTTAATGGAGTAATCAAAGGATGGCAAGAAGGAATTCCAATGATGTCTGTAGGAGCAAAATATCGCTTTTTTATCCCTCAAGATTTAGCGTATGGAATGCAAGCTCCATCACCAAAAATTCCTGGTGGATCTGCATTGATTTTTGAGGTAGAATTACTAGAAATCAATCCTGCACAATAA
- a CDS encoding FKBP-type peptidyl-prolyl cis-trans isomerase, with the protein MKTLSWLICFSASLLLTTSIFAQKPQETDKKQAIKDRSYAYGAMISKGVARMGLTKDEKNPDKFVEGLKKGMEGDKKAFQAAQSVLQTRMQSRTPSADADAAATIAYNLGVSAIGGLAVEVDIPASDFDLNVVKAAFKAAEAGESLKMEDAKMDEILKAYFTPKNEEYQKNVQAKKEAAAAVNIKAGKEFMAKNAKKKGVITMQNGMQYEIIKEGTGKKPTVADKVKTHYHGTLITGDVFDSSVERGEPIDFPLSGVIKGWQEGIPLMSEGATYRFYIPQELAYGLQSPSPKIPAGSTLIFEVELLEVNPGQKAVSNALVEGEAFLKENAKKDGVVTLPSGLQYLVIVKGSGPKPTLTDRVKVHYHGTLVNGNVFDSSVERGTPATFGVNQVIKGWQEGIPLMSVGSKYRLFIPANLAYGNRPMGAKIPAGSTLIFDVELFEINPK; encoded by the coding sequence ATGAAAACATTATCCTGGTTGATATGCTTTTCAGCATCCTTGTTGTTGACAACAAGTATTTTTGCACAAAAGCCCCAAGAAACAGATAAAAAACAAGCAATAAAAGATCGTAGTTATGCTTATGGAGCTATGATTTCTAAAGGAGTGGCTCGAATGGGCTTGACCAAAGATGAAAAAAATCCCGACAAGTTTGTAGAGGGGCTAAAAAAAGGAATGGAAGGTGACAAAAAGGCGTTCCAAGCGGCTCAATCAGTTTTACAAACTCGTATGCAATCTAGAACACCTTCTGCCGATGCCGATGCTGCTGCTACCATTGCCTATAATTTGGGCGTTAGTGCTATTGGTGGTTTGGCGGTAGAAGTAGATATTCCTGCTTCAGACTTTGATTTGAATGTTGTAAAAGCTGCATTTAAAGCTGCCGAAGCTGGTGAGTCTTTAAAAATGGAGGATGCTAAAATGGACGAAATCCTAAAAGCTTATTTTACGCCTAAGAACGAAGAATATCAAAAAAATGTACAGGCCAAAAAAGAAGCTGCTGCTGCTGTAAATATTAAGGCAGGCAAGGAATTTATGGCTAAAAACGCCAAAAAGAAAGGCGTGATTACCATGCAAAATGGAATGCAGTATGAAATTATCAAAGAGGGAACAGGAAAGAAGCCAACGGTTGCCGACAAGGTAAAAACACATTATCATGGAACCTTAATTACAGGGGATGTATTTGATAGCTCTGTAGAACGTGGTGAACCAATTGATTTCCCACTAAGTGGTGTAATTAAAGGTTGGCAAGAAGGAATTCCATTGATGTCGGAAGGAGCGACTTATCGTTTTTATATTCCTCAAGAATTAGCTTATGGTTTGCAATCTCCATCGCCAAAAATTCCTGCTGGATCAACGTTGATTTTCGAAGTAGAGTTGTTGGAAGTTAATCCTGGACAGAAAGCAGTAAGCAATGCACTTGTTGAAGGAGAAGCTTTTCTAAAGGAAAACGCCAAAAAAGATGGAGTCGTTACCTTGCCAAGCGGTTTGCAGTATTTGGTAATCGTAAAAGGTTCTGGTCCTAAACCTACCTTGACGGATCGTGTAAAGGTTCACTATCATGGTACTTTGGTCAATGGAAATGTATTTGATAGCTCTGTAGAACGTGGAACTCCCGCTACCTTTGGAGTTAATCAAGTGATCAAAGGTTGGCAAGAAGGAATTCCATTGATGTCTGTTGGATCAAAATATCGTCTATTTATTCCTGCAAATTTAGCGTATGGAAACCGACCAATGGGGGCAAAAATCCCTGCGGGATCTACCTTGATTTTTGATGTAGAGCTATTTGAAATTAATCCTAAATAG
- a CDS encoding FKBP-type peptidyl-prolyl cis-trans isomerase has product MNQTLIIVVVLVLVAVIGFFVAKNAQQQKVAAAKALEDGKIFLEENAKKEGIIVTNSGLQYEVLREGEGPKPTLSSKVTTHYHGTLADGTVFDSSVKRGQPATFPVSGVIRGWQEGIPLMSVGAKYRFYIPQELAYGMRSPSPAIPPGAMLIFEVELLGFK; this is encoded by the coding sequence ATGAATCAAACGCTTATTATTGTTGTTGTACTTGTGCTAGTCGCTGTTATTGGGTTTTTTGTTGCTAAAAATGCTCAACAACAAAAAGTTGCAGCAGCAAAGGCATTGGAAGATGGAAAAATTTTTTTGGAAGAGAACGCCAAAAAAGAAGGCATCATTGTAACCAATAGTGGTTTGCAATATGAGGTTTTGAGAGAAGGCGAGGGGCCCAAACCAACTTTATCTTCAAAAGTAACCACGCATTATCATGGAACCTTGGCAGATGGAACTGTATTTGACAGCTCAGTCAAAAGAGGACAACCCGCTACTTTTCCCGTTAGTGGAGTGATTAGAGGTTGGCAAGAAGGAATTCCCTTGATGTCTGTTGGGGCAAAATATCGTTTTTATATTCCTCAAGAGTTGGCGTACGGAATGCGTTCTCCTTCTCCAGCTATTCCCCCTGGGGCAATGCTTATTTTTGAGGTAGAATTGCTAGGATTTAAATAA
- a CDS encoding FKBP-type peptidyl-prolyl cis-trans isomerase, with protein sequence MKNTLGLIGFFMVFVMGSLLAQEPKTDPAPKTTKAPNKAALVKDFSYSYGYSFAKDLKEKSSFEANEMIAKEILKGLKDGLKADTAKLSLTNTHLDKRLNGGEPAKTEEEGKITSYHLGYNAIANMMVMLELPSSDFHYGFIKKGYMEYTKGKKPKFEVEEMNTKLTTYFQEKQMALQLKMEAKRKEEAAKMLKLGQQYLAENAKKEGIKTTASGLQYQVIKEGSGPKPTATSMVITHYTGTLMDGKVFDSSIERGEPATFPLNSVIKGWQEGIPLMSVGSRYRLFVPAELGYGENSPASIPPNAVLIFDVELLEILKEDPNANVKSKMSYSYGFMIGKSLERINFEANEKDPNQFLQGFSKGFDATQQDIVAIETMLKARMEKGEATKDAEVAKRIAFGIGFSSAAGIASQIGALATDFDFNAIGLGYSTALKGEESKFSDEDMNSSLRAYFEPKQQEAKAAMEAKQNEAAVANIEAGKQFMAENAKKEGVVQMENGMQYIVLEEGDGEKATLQDKVTTHYHGTLINGSVFDSSVERGEPATFPLNGVIKGWQEGIPLMSVGSKYRFFIPSNLAYGNRAMGAKIPAGSTLIFEVELIKIN encoded by the coding sequence ATGAAAAATACACTGGGCCTTATAGGCTTTTTTATGGTTTTTGTAATGGGAAGTTTGTTGGCACAAGAGCCAAAGACAGATCCAGCCCCAAAAACAACCAAAGCGCCTAATAAGGCAGCACTTGTAAAAGATTTTAGTTATTCCTATGGTTATAGTTTTGCTAAAGATTTGAAAGAGAAATCTTCTTTTGAAGCCAATGAAATGATTGCAAAAGAGATTCTAAAAGGCTTAAAGGATGGCTTAAAAGCAGATACCGCTAAATTGTCTTTAACCAATACGCATTTGGATAAGCGCCTAAATGGGGGAGAGCCAGCAAAAACAGAAGAAGAAGGCAAAATAACTTCTTATCACCTAGGTTATAATGCCATTGCGAATATGATGGTCATGCTTGAATTGCCTAGTTCTGATTTTCACTATGGCTTTATCAAAAAGGGATACATGGAGTATACAAAGGGAAAAAAGCCTAAGTTTGAAGTGGAAGAAATGAACACTAAATTGACTACTTATTTCCAAGAAAAACAAATGGCATTGCAACTCAAAATGGAAGCCAAAAGGAAGGAAGAAGCGGCAAAAATGTTGAAACTAGGTCAACAGTATTTGGCAGAGAATGCTAAAAAAGAAGGGATCAAAACAACAGCTTCTGGCTTGCAATACCAAGTAATCAAGGAAGGATCGGGCCCCAAACCAACAGCAACAAGTATGGTGATAACACATTATACGGGAACGCTAATGGACGGAAAAGTATTTGATAGTTCCATAGAAAGAGGAGAACCTGCAACGTTTCCGCTAAATTCAGTGATCAAAGGTTGGCAAGAAGGAATTCCCTTGATGTCTGTCGGTAGTCGTTATCGCTTGTTTGTTCCTGCTGAATTGGGCTATGGCGAAAATAGCCCTGCTTCAATTCCCCCTAACGCTGTTTTAATTTTTGATGTGGAGTTATTGGAAATTCTAAAAGAAGATCCGAATGCCAATGTAAAATCTAAAATGAGTTATTCCTATGGTTTTATGATTGGGAAAAGCTTAGAAAGGATCAATTTTGAAGCCAATGAAAAAGATCCCAATCAATTTTTACAAGGTTTTTCCAAAGGTTTTGATGCCACTCAACAAGATATTGTTGCGATAGAAACGATGCTAAAAGCTAGAATGGAGAAAGGGGAAGCAACCAAAGATGCTGAGGTGGCTAAACGTATTGCCTTTGGTATTGGTTTTTCTTCTGCGGCTGGAATTGCTAGTCAAATTGGTGCCTTAGCTACTGATTTTGATTTTAATGCAATTGGTTTGGGCTATTCTACAGCACTGAAAGGAGAGGAATCTAAATTTTCAGATGAAGACATGAACAGCTCATTGCGTGCTTATTTTGAACCCAAACAACAAGAAGCAAAAGCGGCAATGGAAGCAAAACAAAATGAGGCGGCAGTTGCTAATATTGAAGCGGGTAAGCAGTTTATGGCAGAAAATGCTAAAAAAGAAGGAGTGGTTCAAATGGAAAATGGAATGCAATATATTGTATTGGAAGAAGGAGATGGAGAAAAAGCAACCCTTCAAGATAAGGTAACAACGCATTATCATGGAACGTTGATTAATGGATCTGTTTTTGATAGTTCTGTAGAACGAGGCGAGCCTGCTACTTTTCCTTTGAATGGCGTGATTAAAGGTTGGCAAGAAGGAATTCCCTTGATGTCTGTTGGCAGTAAATACAGATTTTTTATTCCTTCCAATTTGGCGTATGGAAATCGAGCAATGGGCGCAAAAATACCAGCAGGGTCTACGCTAATTTTTGAAGTAGAATTAATCAAAATTAATTAA